The Yersinia intermedia genome window below encodes:
- the pta gene encoding phosphate acetyltransferase, which produces MLIDRCRRMAQSHPRRVVFPDALDKRVLEAAHYLLHHSLAQPILLANPFALRHFALSQRLTLDGMTVIDPQNADDWHHEFCQRLTQRLGEKTPADCDEKMRQPLWFAAAMVTGGKADLCIAGNLSSTAAVLRAGLRVMGLQAGTKTLSSLFLMLPPQGDEVLGFADCSVVPQPTSAQLADIAISSAATYQMITGAESRVAMLSFSTRGSAKHSAVASVQQATEIVRQRLPTLIVDGELQFDAAFVPAVARQKAPDSLLEGRANVMVFPSLEAGNIGYKIAQRLAGYRALGPLIQGLNAPMHDLSRGCSSREIIELVLVAQTQCSLSVTPAKANGVASAVA; this is translated from the coding sequence ATGTTAATTGATCGCTGTCGGCGGATGGCGCAAAGCCATCCTCGGCGGGTGGTTTTCCCTGATGCTCTTGATAAGCGGGTGCTGGAAGCCGCTCATTATTTATTACACCACAGTTTGGCTCAGCCAATTTTGCTGGCGAATCCCTTTGCTCTACGCCATTTCGCACTGAGTCAGCGCTTAACATTGGACGGCATGACGGTTATTGATCCGCAAAATGCCGATGATTGGCACCATGAGTTTTGCCAGCGTCTAACGCAGCGTTTGGGTGAGAAAACGCCCGCAGACTGTGACGAGAAAATGCGTCAGCCGCTGTGGTTTGCTGCTGCGATGGTGACTGGCGGTAAAGCTGATTTATGCATTGCCGGAAATCTCTCGTCAACCGCTGCCGTATTGCGCGCAGGGTTACGGGTCATGGGGCTTCAGGCAGGAACCAAAACTCTGTCATCCCTATTTTTAATGCTGCCTCCGCAAGGTGACGAGGTGCTGGGTTTTGCCGATTGCAGCGTGGTTCCTCAACCAACCTCAGCGCAATTGGCGGATATCGCCATAAGCAGCGCTGCAACGTATCAAATGATTACGGGGGCTGAATCTCGCGTGGCGATGCTTTCGTTTTCAACCCGTGGAAGTGCCAAGCATTCGGCAGTGGCATCTGTTCAACAGGCCACAGAGATAGTTCGCCAGCGTTTACCGACGCTGATTGTTGATGGCGAATTACAGTTTGACGCGGCTTTTGTACCCGCGGTCGCGCGGCAAAAAGCGCCAGATAGCTTACTGGAAGGGCGCGCTAATGTGATGGTATTCCCTTCACTTGAGGCAGGAAATATCGGCTATAAGATTGCTCAGCGCTTGGCCGGATATCGTGCTTTAGGGCCGTTGATTCAAGGACTTAATGCACCTATGCATGACTTATCACGCGGGTGTAGCTCACGTGAAATTATCGAACTGGTGCTGGTGGCACAAACGCAATGCTCATTGTCCGTAACACCAGCAAAAGCAAATGGAGTCGCATCTGCTGTTGCGTAA
- the eutM gene encoding ethanolamine utilization microcompartment protein EutM: MEALGLIETKGLVALIEASDAMVKAARVKLVGVKQIGGGLVTAMVRGDVAACKAATDAGAAAAQRIGELVSVHVIPRPHGDLEEIFPIKMSGDNPLD, translated from the coding sequence ATGGAAGCATTAGGATTGATTGAAACCAAGGGCCTGGTCGCACTGATCGAAGCATCGGATGCCATGGTTAAGGCTGCTCGCGTTAAATTGGTAGGAGTGAAGCAGATTGGTGGCGGTTTGGTGACCGCAATGGTTCGTGGTGATGTGGCCGCATGTAAGGCCGCAACAGATGCGGGCGCTGCTGCGGCACAACGTATCGGTGAACTGGTTTCTGTGCACGTTATTCCACGTCCGCATGGTGATCTGGAAGAAATTTTCCCTATCAAAATGTCTGGCGACAACCCACTGGATTAA
- the eutN gene encoding ethanolamine utilization microcompartment protein EutN produces the protein MKLAVVIGQIVCTVRHPGLEHDKLLLVETINRQGEPSGECSVATDSIGAGNGEWVLVVGGSSARRAQHSEASPVDLSIIGIVDEVVMESQVIFHK, from the coding sequence GTGAAACTGGCCGTCGTGATAGGACAGATCGTATGTACCGTGCGGCATCCCGGACTTGAGCACGACAAGCTGCTACTGGTTGAGACGATCAACCGTCAGGGTGAACCGAGCGGAGAGTGCAGCGTCGCAACCGACAGTATTGGCGCAGGTAACGGTGAATGGGTGCTGGTGGTGGGGGGAAGCTCCGCACGCCGTGCGCAACACAGTGAGGCATCACCCGTCGATTTAAGCATCATTGGCATCGTAGACGAAGTCGTGATGGAGAGTCAGGTGATTTTCCATAAGTAA
- a CDS encoding aldehyde dehydrogenase family protein, translating to MDQKEIEQVVKAVLAGIASAPVATASVPKKPDTQVYSAGVFASLDDAVSAARTAQCGLKTVSMRKIAVEAIRHAAEKHAQSLAEMAVQETGMGRVEDKFAKNVAQARGTPGVECLAPQVLTGDNGLTLIENAPWGVVASVTPSTNPAATVINNAISMISAGNSVVFAPHPAAKKVSQHAITLLNEAVIAAGGPANLMVTVANPDIDTAQRLFKYPGIGLLVVTGGEAVVESARKHTNKRLIAAGAGNPPVVVDETADIPRAARAIVHGASFDNNIICADEKVLIVVDSVADRLLAEMQLQHAFLLSSAQVEQLVPLLLKNIDEHGKGTVCRDWVGRDAAKIAAAIGLDVDVNIRLLLAETSSSHPFAVTEMMMPVLPVIRVGNVEQAIALAVKLEGGCHHTAAMHSRHIENLNQMANAIDTSIFVKNGPCIAGLGLGGEGWTSMTITTPTGEGVTSARTFVRLRRCVLVDTFRIV from the coding sequence ATGGATCAGAAAGAAATAGAACAAGTGGTGAAGGCGGTACTGGCAGGGATAGCGTCAGCACCTGTGGCAACAGCATCCGTACCTAAGAAGCCAGATACTCAAGTATATAGCGCAGGCGTTTTTGCCTCGCTTGATGACGCCGTTTCTGCCGCCAGGACGGCACAGTGCGGCCTCAAAACCGTGAGTATGCGCAAGATAGCGGTTGAAGCTATCCGCCATGCGGCTGAAAAGCACGCACAGTCACTGGCGGAAATGGCCGTACAAGAAACAGGCATGGGGCGCGTTGAAGATAAATTTGCCAAAAACGTGGCTCAGGCTCGTGGAACACCTGGTGTGGAATGCTTAGCACCACAGGTACTCACCGGAGATAACGGCCTAACGTTAATTGAAAACGCGCCGTGGGGCGTGGTGGCATCGGTAACACCGTCCACAAATCCGGCGGCAACGGTGATTAACAACGCGATCAGCATGATTTCTGCTGGTAACAGTGTAGTTTTCGCGCCGCATCCTGCGGCAAAAAAAGTCTCACAACACGCGATCACGCTGCTTAACGAGGCCGTGATTGCCGCAGGTGGCCCCGCCAACTTGATGGTAACAGTGGCAAATCCAGATATTGATACTGCTCAACGCCTTTTCAAATATCCCGGTATTGGCCTGCTAGTGGTTACCGGCGGTGAAGCCGTGGTGGAGTCTGCACGCAAACACACGAACAAACGTCTGATTGCTGCGGGGGCGGGTAATCCGCCGGTGGTGGTGGATGAAACTGCCGATATCCCACGCGCGGCACGCGCTATCGTGCACGGTGCCTCTTTTGATAACAACATCATTTGCGCCGATGAAAAAGTGTTAATTGTTGTCGACAGCGTGGCCGATCGGCTTCTTGCTGAAATGCAACTTCAGCATGCGTTTTTACTCAGCTCTGCGCAGGTAGAACAGCTAGTGCCTCTGCTGCTGAAAAACATTGATGAGCATGGCAAAGGTACGGTTTGCCGTGATTGGGTTGGGCGTGACGCGGCCAAAATCGCAGCGGCGATTGGATTGGATGTTGATGTGAACATCCGTTTGCTGCTGGCTGAAACCTCGTCTTCGCATCCTTTTGCCGTAACGGAAATGATGATGCCGGTATTGCCTGTGATTCGTGTGGGTAATGTCGAGCAGGCCATTGCTTTGGCGGTGAAATTGGAAGGCGGTTGTCATCACACGGCGGCCATGCATTCGCGCCATATTGAAAACCTCAATCAGATGGCGAATGCCATTGATACCAGTATTTTCGTCAAAAACGGTCCTTGCATTGCAGGATTAGGGCTTGGCGGAGAAGGCTGGACCTCAATGACCATTACCACGCCAACGGGTGAGGGTGTGACTTCCGCGAGAACCTTTGTCCGTCTGCGCCGTTGTGTGCTGGTGGATACATTCCGCATCGTATAA
- the eutJ gene encoding ethanolamine utilization protein EutJ has product MTRTAQEWLHPRLLRAAELHQGIAGTIEASQPLWLGIDLGTCDVVSMVVDADAIPVAVCLDWADVVRDGVVWDFFGAVTIVRQHLDTLEAQFGWRFDRATTSFPPGTDPRISINVLEAAGLTVTKVLDEPTAVADMMGLTHAAVVDIGGGTTGIAIVQQGVVVYSGDEATGGHHISLTLAGNQRIQLDDAEQMKRQRGADIWPVVRAVYEKMADIVAQHMQGHHVDELWLAGGSCMQPGVKALFTQRFPLLDIHLPPQSIFMTPLAIAACGIREGEGCHA; this is encoded by the coding sequence ATGACTCGAACCGCACAGGAGTGGCTTCATCCGCGTTTGTTACGTGCAGCAGAACTGCATCAGGGAATTGCCGGAACAATAGAAGCCAGCCAGCCACTTTGGCTGGGCATTGATTTAGGCACCTGCGACGTGGTGTCGATGGTGGTGGATGCGGACGCTATTCCGGTGGCGGTTTGTCTGGACTGGGCGGATGTGGTTAGAGATGGAGTAGTGTGGGACTTTTTTGGTGCCGTCACGATTGTGCGTCAGCACTTAGATACTTTAGAGGCTCAATTTGGTTGGCGTTTTGACCGTGCCACGACGTCATTTCCGCCGGGTACAGATCCCCGTATTTCAATCAACGTATTGGAAGCGGCGGGGCTAACCGTCACTAAAGTGTTGGATGAACCTACCGCAGTGGCCGATATGATGGGGTTAACGCATGCAGCAGTGGTGGATATTGGCGGTGGAACCACCGGTATTGCCATCGTTCAGCAAGGCGTAGTGGTTTACTCCGGCGATGAAGCCACCGGTGGCCATCATATTTCCCTCACGCTGGCAGGAAATCAGCGCATTCAGTTGGACGACGCCGAGCAAATGAAGCGCCAGCGGGGTGCAGATATCTGGCCTGTGGTGCGCGCGGTTTATGAAAAAATGGCTGATATCGTTGCGCAGCATATGCAAGGGCACCACGTCGATGAACTGTGGCTCGCAGGCGGTTCTTGTATGCAACCTGGGGTTAAGGCGTTATTTACCCAGCGTTTCCCACTCCTCGATATCCATCTCCCACCTCAGTCGATCTTCATGACACCGCTGGCGATTGCCGCTTGCGGCATTCGCGAAGGGGAGGGGTGTCATGCATAA
- a CDS encoding iron-containing alcohol dehydrogenase produces the protein MHNSSLHDIPASELVQTALYQALDMLNSRQVREFAVPPSTLMGPGAVSRCGQALVDRGIERVFLMVDGGLHQAGMTQVLLRSLEQSGVAYEIWACPPGEPIDTDVHTAATQLLQVRCDGVIALGGGSVLDAAKATALQAANPTLNFAELTPSSRLKRRLPLIAIPTTAGTGSEATNVSVIIAMPQHRKQVLVHAMLIPDMAIIDACLTLGVPPHITAATGIDALTHAIEAYVAINVTALTRALAYRAITLIGQALPQAVGMGQDLAARESLMLASYMAGMAFSNAGLGLCHACAHQIGAAYGIPHGVANAIMLPQVMDFNRLVCKRTFAEIGHALTRETLDAADTIRAIAQLIEDVGLGGNLASYGGQESDYAEFARAALQDVCIQSNPRIVTEAQIVALYRGS, from the coding sequence ATGCATAACTCATCGTTGCACGATATTCCGGCCAGCGAGTTAGTACAGACCGCGCTTTATCAGGCGTTGGATATGTTGAATTCGCGTCAGGTTCGGGAGTTCGCCGTGCCGCCTTCCACGCTGATGGGCCCAGGAGCGGTAAGCCGTTGTGGGCAGGCATTAGTCGATCGCGGCATTGAGCGCGTATTTCTCATGGTCGACGGTGGGTTACATCAGGCGGGAATGACGCAAGTTTTACTGCGCAGTCTTGAGCAGAGCGGGGTGGCGTATGAGATTTGGGCATGCCCACCGGGGGAACCCATCGATACTGATGTTCATACGGCTGCCACGCAGCTTTTACAGGTACGGTGTGACGGTGTGATAGCGCTGGGCGGTGGCTCGGTGTTGGATGCGGCGAAAGCCACTGCGCTACAGGCAGCAAACCCAACGCTCAATTTTGCTGAGCTCACGCCGTCATCACGTCTCAAACGCCGCCTGCCGCTAATTGCGATCCCTACCACTGCAGGAACAGGTTCGGAGGCTACCAATGTTTCAGTCATTATTGCCATGCCCCAGCACCGTAAGCAGGTTTTGGTTCACGCCATGCTCATTCCAGACATGGCCATTATTGATGCTTGCTTGACGCTCGGTGTGCCGCCACACATTACGGCAGCAACCGGCATTGATGCGCTGACTCACGCCATTGAAGCCTACGTAGCGATTAACGTCACGGCGTTGACGCGCGCGTTGGCGTATCGAGCGATTACTCTCATTGGTCAGGCGTTACCGCAAGCGGTAGGGATGGGACAGGATCTGGCCGCGCGTGAGTCGCTGATGTTGGCCTCCTACATGGCAGGTATGGCGTTTTCCAATGCTGGGTTAGGGCTATGTCATGCCTGTGCACATCAGATTGGGGCGGCATATGGCATTCCACATGGCGTGGCGAACGCCATTATGTTGCCTCAGGTAATGGATTTTAACCGATTGGTTTGCAAAAGAACTTTTGCCGAAATTGGTCATGCTCTCACGCGTGAAACGCTGGATGCGGCAGACACCATTCGCGCAATAGCGCAGTTGATTGAAGATGTGGGGTTAGGCGGAAACCTGGCGAGCTATGGCGGGCAGGAGTCTGACTACGCTGAATTCGCTCGTGCAGCATTACAAGACGTGTGCATTCAAAGTAATCCACGCATCGTCACTGAAGCTCAAATCGTGGCGCTGTATCGGGGCTCGTGA
- the eutH gene encoding ethanolamine utilization protein EutH, producing MGINEIIMYIMMIFMLIAAVDRIFTQFGGSEQILGKVGLGSLGKSISGSGGQFEEGFMAMGALGLAMVGMTALAPVLAYLLGPIIIPIYEMLGANPSMFAGTLLACDMGGFFLAKELAGGDIAAWLYSGLILGSMMGPTIVFSIPVALGIIEKSDRRYLALGVLAGIVTIPIGCIAGGLVAMYSGVEVNGQPVVFTMSLILMNMIPVLIVAALVALGLKLIPEKMINGFQIFAKILVAIITVGLAAAVAKFAVGWTIIPGLDPIFMTEGDKPGQVMRAIEVIGSISCVLLGAYPMVLLLTRWFEKPLMRVGGLLRVNNMAAGGMVATLANNIPMFGMMKQMDARGKVINCAFAVSAAFALGDHLGFAAANMPSMIFPMIVGKLVGGVTAIGVAMMLVPKGEDVAVDAVQPVSEES from the coding sequence ATGGGCATTAACGAAATTATCATGTACATCATGATGATCTTCATGCTGATTGCGGCAGTGGATCGCATATTTACCCAGTTTGGCGGCTCGGAACAGATTTTAGGCAAAGTTGGCCTCGGCTCGCTGGGAAAGAGTATTTCCGGCTCTGGGGGGCAATTCGAAGAAGGCTTTATGGCAATGGGCGCATTGGGCTTGGCGATGGTCGGTATGACCGCGCTGGCACCCGTTTTAGCTTACTTGCTTGGGCCAATCATTATTCCTATTTATGAAATGCTGGGTGCCAACCCATCAATGTTTGCAGGTACGCTGCTGGCATGTGATATGGGCGGCTTCTTCCTCGCTAAAGAGTTGGCGGGCGGAGATATTGCAGCGTGGCTTTATTCTGGTTTGATCCTAGGTTCCATGATGGGGCCGACCATCGTGTTCTCGATCCCCGTGGCGTTGGGAATTATCGAAAAATCAGATCGCCGCTATTTGGCTCTAGGTGTGTTGGCGGGGATTGTCACCATTCCGATTGGCTGTATCGCTGGTGGGCTGGTGGCGATGTATTCCGGCGTGGAAGTTAACGGTCAGCCGGTGGTATTCACGATGAGTCTGATCCTGATGAACATGATCCCGGTACTGATCGTGGCGGCGCTGGTTGCGCTGGGGTTGAAGCTGATTCCAGAGAAAATGATCAACGGCTTTCAAATCTTTGCCAAGATTTTGGTGGCGATCATCACCGTTGGTTTAGCGGCGGCGGTGGCTAAATTTGCCGTCGGTTGGACGATAATCCCAGGTCTAGATCCGATCTTCATGACTGAAGGTGATAAGCCCGGCCAGGTTATGCGTGCGATCGAAGTCATCGGCTCTATCTCCTGCGTACTGTTGGGGGCATACCCGATGGTATTGCTGCTAACCCGTTGGTTTGAAAAACCGTTGATGCGCGTTGGTGGATTGCTGCGGGTTAACAATATGGCGGCGGGCGGTATGGTAGCGACGCTGGCAAACAACATCCCAATGTTTGGCATGATGAAACAAATGGATGCGCGCGGCAAAGTAATCAACTGTGCGTTCGCCGTCTCAGCGGCCTTTGCTTTGGGCGATCACCTTGGCTTTGCCGCTGCGAATATGCCTAGCATGATTTTCCCCATGATCGTTGGCAAGTTGGTCGGTGGGGTAACTGCCATCGGTGTGGCAATGATGTTGGTCCCGAAAGGGGAAGACGTTGCAGTCGACGCTGTGCAACCAGTGTCAGAGGAGTCCTAG